In Stigmatopora nigra isolate UIUO_SnigA chromosome 18, RoL_Snig_1.1, whole genome shotgun sequence, one genomic interval encodes:
- the egr2b gene encoding early growth response protein 2b encodes MTAKTLEKVPMSLGGFDNVYSVDDIPTSLPTSVAIFPCNSDLGPHYDQINAAADPLMSAEMSAERRSLDLSYSGGFSQPSSHFNQTFTYMGKFSIDSQYPANWNPEGVINIVSGIFNVAHPPHPPPQTTSSSSPAPSASPCHFPNRNLSCTMAASHQNQIESDHHQLYSPPPPYSSAACGEVYQDPSVFLPTSTCHIASYPPPSYSSPKQHSGQDVPGLFPMIPEYPGFFQPACQRDLHAPSIPDRKPFVPCSLDTFRVPPPPLTPLNTIRNYTLGGPSSEGGGPTRLPSAYSTQHLPLRPILRPRKYPNRPSKTPIHERPYPCPAEGCDRRFSRSDELTRHIRIHTGHKPFQCRICMRNFSRSDHLTTHIRTHTGEKPFACDFCGRKFARSDERKRHTKIHLRQKERKSSTVSTSSSSVTSALERTGSICANNGMG; translated from the exons TGCAACTCGGACTTGGGGCCACATTACGATCAGATCAACGCGGCTGCAG atCCCTTAATGAGCGCAGAGATGAGCGCAGAGAGGCGCTCTCTCGACCTTTCTTACTCCGGGGGATTCTCCCAGCCTTCTTCCCATTTCAACCAGACCTTCACCTACATGGGGAAGTTTTCCATCGACTCCCAGTATCCCGCAAACTGGAACCCCGAAGGAGTCATTAACATAGTCTCCGGCATCTTCAACGTTGCACATCCTCCTCACCCCCCTCCTCAAACCACGTCATCTTCCTCCCCGGCACCTTCTGCTTCCCCCTGTCACTTTCCAAACCGAAATTTGAGTTGCACCATGGCCGCATCGCATCAGAACCAAATCGAGTCAGACCACCATCAGCTATACTCCCCTCCTCCGCCGTACTCATCTGCAGCCTGCGGGGAGGTTTACCAGGATCCGTCAGTGTTTCTTCCCACTTCCACCTGTCACATTGCCTCGTACCCGCCACCCTCGTACTCATCCCCTAAGCAGCACAGTGGCCAAGACGTGCCGGGACTTTTCCCAATGATCCCCGAGTACCCTGGCTTCTTCCAACCGGCTTGCCAGCGAGACCTGCACGCTCCAAGCATCCCAGATCGGAAACCGTTTGTCCCCTGTTCCCTTGATACATTCCGCGTCCCTCCTCCACCTTTGACTCCACTGAACACTATCCGAAATTACACGCTCGGAGGTCCGAGCTCTGAGGGAGGAGGCCCGACGCGACTTCCCTCTGCATACAGCACCCAACACCTACCTCTGAGGCCCATCCTGCGCCCCAGAAAATACCCCAACAGACCAAGCAAGACGCCAATCCACGAACGCCCGTATCCGTGCCCGGCGGAGGGCTGCGACCGTCGTTTCTCCCGTTCCGACGAGCTCACCAGACATATTCGCATCCACACGGGACATAAACCCTTCCAATGCAGGATATGCATGCGCAACTTCAGCCGCAGCGACCACCTTACGACTCACATACGCACGCACACGGGAGAAAAGCCGTTTGCTTGCGACTTCTGTGGACGCAAATTCGCCAGAAGTGACGAAAGGAAGAGACATACGAAAATTCACCTGAGACAAAAGGAGAGGAAGTCCTCCACTGTCTCTACTTCGTCTTCATCCGTTACCTCCGCGTTAGAGCGCACTGGAAGCATCTGCGCAAACAACGGGATGGGGTGA